The following proteins are co-located in the Streptomyces sp. NBC_01198 genome:
- a CDS encoding AAA family ATPase, giving the protein MEDWWIYRGAGSTHERLARLRSHIPPWRQFTGSPEREHRPARTGPAWQETLRRGQGYIPDDAETDIVNTALYLRRPLLVTGKPGVGKSTLAFSIAADLGLGPVLRWPVTSRTSLTDGLYHYDAIGRLHDANLAALETRSTDATRTAHAPRETESTAGYVRLGPLGTALVPQEDPRVLLVDEIDKGDIDLPNDLLTVFEEGAFEVIELARAARQEPHPRVGTADSPDPTAHVDRGWVRCAAFPIIVLTSNGERDFPPAFRRRCIHLQIQPPTRGKLEQIVRNRLEIDPDAQSDLIEAFLERRTEGDLATDQLLNAIQLRLSRVWEGPADAERLLDAILQHLTGAPEL; this is encoded by the coding sequence GTGGAGGACTGGTGGATCTACCGGGGTGCGGGAAGCACGCACGAGCGGCTGGCACGCCTGCGGTCGCACATCCCGCCGTGGCGGCAGTTCACCGGCAGCCCCGAACGCGAGCACCGGCCCGCGCGCACCGGCCCCGCCTGGCAGGAGACCCTGCGGCGCGGCCAGGGCTACATCCCCGACGACGCGGAGACCGACATCGTCAACACCGCGCTGTACCTGCGCCGCCCGCTGCTGGTCACCGGAAAGCCCGGGGTGGGCAAGTCGACGCTGGCCTTCAGTATCGCGGCCGACCTCGGGCTGGGACCCGTACTGCGCTGGCCCGTCACCAGCCGTACCAGCCTGACCGACGGCCTCTACCATTACGACGCCATCGGCCGGCTTCACGACGCCAACCTCGCGGCGCTGGAGACGAGGAGCACCGACGCGACGCGGACGGCCCACGCCCCGCGCGAGACCGAATCGACAGCCGGATACGTCCGCCTCGGGCCGCTCGGCACCGCGCTCGTCCCGCAGGAGGACCCCCGGGTCCTGCTCGTCGACGAGATCGACAAGGGCGACATCGACCTGCCCAACGACCTGCTGACGGTGTTCGAGGAAGGCGCCTTCGAGGTCATCGAACTGGCCAGGGCCGCACGCCAGGAGCCGCATCCGCGGGTTGGCACCGCCGACAGCCCCGACCCCACCGCCCACGTGGACCGCGGCTGGGTGCGCTGCGCGGCCTTCCCGATCATCGTGCTGACCAGCAACGGGGAACGCGACTTCCCCCCGGCCTTCAGGCGTCGCTGCATCCACCTGCAGATCCAGCCGCCGACTCGCGGAAAGCTCGAACAGATCGTCAGGAACCGTCTGGAGATCGACCCGGACGCCCAGAGCGACCTGATCGAGGCCTTCCTGGAACGGCGGACCGAGGGCGACCTCGCCACCGACCAACTGCTCAACGCCATTCAACTCCGCCTCAGCCGCGTATGGGAGGGCCCGGCCGACGCCGAACGGCTGCTGGACGCGATCCTCCAGCACCTGACGGGAGCCCCCGAGCTGTGA
- a CDS encoding VMAP-C domain-containing protein produces MTSAEPVPDVDPSRMYALVVGIEDYAVGPDWRLPGAVADAVGFATWLTRPGQVPVRNVRLFLSPDARTGGQPELGPLTSRPPTENDIYDAAVDDLPACDGDLLWIFWAGHGFLNERNEALLPCGDATARNMHHCNLQSLLRFWESDMVDRGRFPSQVAISDTCRVDRRRNNRLRWPVRDPPFSGKVPGRRQFVLYAAGEGETARNMRDRSAGMFTHTLLEQLETMTVAESVPVLVETARRVQGTLAALRGQRPQFVINRNWDGSSLFGDHWDTATGTDGPAPDGSPALDQVGWNQLGPLVVGRALPAYAFEAYQWAFKQAECALPATPGLPDDELTEVVRVLDGYQGRHGASLALLFLRHVAAHADDRPWGDALDAWVDVTRERLGARPIPPAPVRPAPAPTLYVRLTESALPGAFLTHVWRSDDDGAFEPVWRSDTALGLDAVRGRLSGLLDASAAGVGRPGVARLVFSVPYGLLTEEFENWAVAGGRSPYLLGHRHAVLVCSPAERDGTLAQWRERWQWLQSNRGGSWQPFTADADTPRRPVLVLQADAVPQRLGDQLQADRLPVCLLVEGGRQDTDTALNAALDAGVPVAVWRRGGPPRTRSADGGLVAALTGDSPWLDLKALPDRLRRLRLEGSAASSQQQSWRHPLAVLWDEPDSEPESPRRLG; encoded by the coding sequence GTGACCTCGGCCGAGCCGGTGCCCGACGTCGATCCCTCCCGCATGTACGCGCTGGTCGTCGGCATCGAGGACTATGCCGTCGGCCCGGACTGGCGGCTGCCTGGAGCGGTGGCGGACGCCGTCGGCTTTGCGACCTGGCTGACCCGCCCCGGGCAGGTACCGGTCAGGAACGTGCGGCTGTTCCTGTCCCCGGACGCCCGCACCGGCGGGCAGCCCGAGTTGGGTCCGCTGACCAGCAGGCCGCCGACCGAGAACGACATCTACGACGCGGCCGTCGACGATCTCCCCGCCTGCGACGGGGACCTGCTGTGGATCTTCTGGGCCGGCCACGGATTCCTCAACGAGCGCAACGAGGCGCTGCTGCCGTGCGGCGACGCGACGGCCAGGAACATGCACCACTGCAACCTGCAGAGCCTTCTGCGCTTCTGGGAGTCCGACATGGTCGACCGGGGCCGCTTCCCGAGCCAGGTCGCGATCTCCGACACTTGCCGTGTCGACCGGCGCCGGAACAACAGACTCCGCTGGCCGGTACGGGATCCGCCATTTAGCGGGAAGGTGCCCGGCCGCAGGCAGTTCGTGCTGTACGCGGCAGGGGAGGGGGAGACCGCGCGCAACATGCGGGACCGCAGCGCGGGCATGTTCACCCACACCCTGTTGGAGCAGTTGGAGACCATGACGGTCGCCGAGAGCGTCCCCGTGCTGGTGGAGACGGCACGCCGGGTGCAGGGCACCCTCGCGGCGTTGCGGGGTCAGCGGCCGCAGTTCGTCATCAACCGCAACTGGGATGGGTCCTCGCTCTTCGGCGACCATTGGGACACCGCCACCGGGACCGACGGACCCGCCCCCGACGGAAGCCCCGCGCTGGACCAGGTGGGGTGGAATCAGCTGGGGCCGCTCGTCGTCGGCCGCGCCCTGCCCGCGTATGCCTTCGAGGCCTACCAGTGGGCCTTCAAACAGGCCGAATGCGCCCTGCCGGCCACCCCCGGCCTGCCGGACGACGAACTCACCGAGGTCGTACGCGTGCTGGACGGCTATCAGGGGCGCCACGGGGCCTCCCTGGCGCTGCTGTTCCTCCGCCACGTCGCGGCGCACGCGGACGACCGGCCGTGGGGCGACGCGCTCGACGCGTGGGTGGACGTCACTCGCGAACGCCTCGGCGCCCGGCCGATCCCGCCTGCGCCGGTCAGACCCGCGCCCGCGCCGACGCTGTACGTCCGGCTGACCGAGTCCGCCCTCCCTGGCGCGTTCCTCACGCACGTGTGGCGGAGCGACGACGACGGCGCCTTCGAGCCTGTGTGGCGGTCGGACACGGCACTGGGCCTGGACGCCGTCCGCGGCCGACTGTCAGGCCTGCTGGACGCCTCGGCGGCCGGCGTCGGCCGGCCCGGCGTCGCCCGGCTGGTGTTCAGCGTCCCTTACGGCCTGCTCACTGAGGAGTTCGAGAACTGGGCGGTCGCCGGGGGCCGTTCGCCGTACCTGCTCGGCCATCGTCACGCCGTCCTCGTGTGCAGCCCCGCGGAACGCGACGGCACTCTCGCCCAGTGGCGAGAACGCTGGCAATGGCTGCAGTCCAACCGCGGTGGGAGCTGGCAGCCCTTCACCGCGGACGCGGACACCCCCCGCAGGCCCGTCCTGGTGCTCCAGGCCGACGCGGTCCCGCAGAGACTCGGCGACCAGCTCCAGGCCGACCGGCTGCCGGTCTGTCTGCTGGTGGAGGGCGGTCGGCAGGACACCGACACCGCTCTGAACGCGGCCCTCGACGCGGGCGTGCCCGTCGCGGTGTGGCGGCGCGGTGGCCCACCGCGGACACGTTCGGCGGACGGGGGACTGGTGGCGGCCCTCACCGGCGACAGCCCGTGGCTTGACCTCAAGGCGCTGCCCGACCGGCTGCGGCGGCTGCGGCTCGAAGGCAGTGCGGCGTCCTCGCAGCAGCAGAGCTGGCGCCACCCGCTGGCCGTGCTGTGGGACGAGCCGGACAGCGAACCGGAGTCACCCCGGCGATTGGGATGA
- a CDS encoding winged helix-turn-helix domain-containing protein — translation MDDVVDNGPLPPYLQVAERLRDEIRSGLLPVGSRLPNHAGIGQRFGVSRATVQRALQELRKDGYIDSRQGWGTEVLNWGESGTADPYRVAPAFQILSERVAAGFTARDVTLDTFSLTTESLSGALNPVVPGLLTQETPMPRSATLRILIPNRDESVLPTRVDDPSDGRPRRRLLQLQRAHLVSLRSALSSLEQLRPELAVSVEFRSVPFTPMQKLYIINKTLVLQAFYEVLQREVMLGDAEPQAIYDVVGISAPTRAYTSGPDNTAELNSVFVSRAQRWFDWCWSQAAGPLTLE, via the coding sequence TCCCCGTCGGATCGCGACTGCCGAACCATGCGGGCATCGGGCAGCGGTTCGGGGTGTCGCGTGCGACGGTGCAACGCGCGTTGCAGGAGCTCCGAAAGGACGGTTACATCGACTCGAGGCAGGGCTGGGGGACGGAGGTCCTGAACTGGGGGGAATCGGGGACGGCGGATCCCTACCGAGTGGCGCCGGCCTTCCAGATCCTCTCCGAGCGTGTGGCGGCAGGGTTCACCGCGCGCGACGTCACCCTCGACACTTTCTCTCTGACGACAGAGTCGCTCTCCGGCGCGTTGAACCCGGTGGTACCGGGGCTGTTGACCCAGGAGACCCCCATGCCCCGCTCAGCCACCCTGCGGATTCTGATCCCCAACCGCGACGAATCCGTGCTCCCGACACGCGTCGATGATCCCTCCGACGGCAGGCCCCGCCGGCGCCTGCTGCAGCTCCAGCGTGCCCACCTGGTCTCGTTGCGATCAGCCCTGTCTTCCCTTGAGCAGCTCAGGCCCGAATTGGCGGTGTCCGTCGAGTTCCGCTCGGTGCCGTTCACCCCCATGCAGAAGCTCTACATCATCAACAAGACGCTGGTCCTGCAGGCGTTCTACGAGGTGTTGCAGCGCGAGGTGATGCTCGGCGACGCAGAGCCGCAGGCCATCTACGACGTGGTGGGGATCAGCGCTCCGACCCGCGCCTACACCTCAGGCCCGGACAACACCGCCGAGCTGAATTCGGTCTTCGTCAGCCGGGCCCAGAGGTGGTTCGACTGGTGCTGGTCCCAGGCGGCCGGCCCGCTGACCCTCGAGTGA